From Staphylothermus hellenicus DSM 12710, a single genomic window includes:
- a CDS encoding transcription initiation factor IIB, translating into MSDPIKTSQKDKQKCPEDQIIYDPEMGEYICLLTGEVIEEKVIDDRPEWRAFTPEERERRSRIGGPLTSTVHDRGLATAIDYSNKDATGKRLEPRRRLEIQKLRRWQARSRIQSSIERNLAQAMNELDRLSDQLNLPRNVKEEAARIYRRAVEKGLVRGRSIESVIAAAIYAACRELKVPRTLDEISKHTKSSRKDIARCYRLLLKELDIKVQTSDPIDFIPRIAHALNLGGGVMKKAAEILHKARSIGVTAGKDPAGLAAAAVYIAAQLSGERRTQKEIAHVAGVTEVTVRNRYKELAKELGIELPTT; encoded by the coding sequence ATGTCTGATCCTATAAAAACTTCTCAAAAAGATAAACAAAAATGTCCAGAGGATCAAATAATTTATGATCCGGAGATGGGTGAATATATTTGTTTATTAACAGGCGAGGTAATTGAGGAAAAAGTTATTGATGATAGACCTGAGTGGAGAGCATTCACCCCCGAGGAGAGGGAGAGGAGAAGCAGAATAGGAGGACCATTAACAAGCACTGTTCACGATAGAGGATTAGCTACTGCAATAGATTACTCAAACAAAGATGCTACAGGCAAAAGACTAGAGCCACGTAGGAGACTAGAAATACAGAAGCTTCGAAGATGGCAGGCAAGATCAAGAATACAAAGTAGTATTGAGAGAAACCTTGCCCAAGCAATGAATGAGCTAGACCGATTATCAGACCAGCTCAACCTGCCTAGAAACGTGAAAGAAGAAGCAGCTAGAATTTATAGGAGAGCTGTTGAAAAAGGTCTTGTACGTGGAAGAAGTATTGAAAGCGTAATAGCTGCTGCAATATATGCGGCTTGCCGAGAATTAAAGGTTCCAAGAACCCTGGATGAAATATCTAAGCATACTAAGAGTAGTAGAAAAGATATTGCTAGATGCTATAGATTACTCCTCAAAGAACTCGATATAAAAGTGCAGACAAGCGACCCCATAGATTTCATACCGCGAATAGCGCATGCTTTGAATCTAGGCGGCGGTGTAATGAAGAAAGCAGCCGAGATACTACATAAAGCTAGATCAATAGGTGTTACAGCAGGAAAGGACCCCGCAGGACTGGCGGCAGCCGCAGTATATATAGCTGCACAATTATCAGGTGAACGTAGAACGCAGAAAGAAATTGCACATGTAGCTGGAGTAACTGAGGTAACTGTAAGAAATAGATATAAAGAACTTGCAAAAGAGCTGGGAATAGAACTTCCAACTACATAA
- a CDS encoding translation initiation factor, which yields MEEDFSSIYGGLPPELVEQLEREQQIIKIRLDRRKFGKEVTVIEGLTGSKSELKQLAKKLKSKLATGGTVKDGKIELQGDHRHRVKDILINELGFLPENIMIID from the coding sequence ATGGAGGAGGACTTTTCATCAATATATGGTGGGCTCCCTCCTGAACTAGTTGAGCAGTTGGAGAGAGAACAGCAAATAATCAAAATCAGGCTAGATAGGCGGAAATTTGGTAAGGAAGTAACTGTTATTGAGGGATTAACTGGTTCGAAAAGCGAATTAAAACAATTAGCTAAAAAATTGAAATCAAAACTTGCAACTGGAGGAACAGTTAAGGACGGTAAAATAGAGTTACAAGGAGATCATAGACATAGAGTTAAAGATATATTAATAAATGAGCTTGGTTTTCTACCAGAAAACATAATGATAATAGACTAG
- a CDS encoding MBL fold metallo-hydrolase: protein MGFSVEMIVLNDNVGRPGLLNDWGWSVYVEVMGEKILFDADTSPEIIRFNTKQLGVDLEKLDYCFLSHHHGDHYGGFEYFADLKRKLKIYVPPGDVDYLKNYNLTPIIIREPAKLSTNTWSTGPLKYGYIYEHGLFIYNEEIDPILIVGCSHPGVDKLAGAVKKITGKDLFLVIGGFHSPPRKVIDNLASITKYICPTHCSGEAAKNYVMKTYPEKYCKARTGSIIKVKDQKIEVTY from the coding sequence ATGGGTTTCTCAGTTGAAATGATTGTGTTAAATGATAATGTTGGTAGACCCGGCCTTCTCAATGATTGGGGTTGGAGCGTATATGTTGAAGTTATGGGTGAAAAAATACTTTTCGATGCTGATACTTCTCCAGAAATAATAAGATTTAATACTAAACAATTAGGAGTTGATCTAGAAAAGCTGGATTATTGTTTCTTAAGCCATCACCACGGCGATCACTACGGCGGGTTCGAGTACTTCGCTGATTTAAAACGTAAACTAAAAATATATGTACCACCCGGCGATGTTGATTATTTGAAAAACTATAATCTCACACCAATAATTATACGTGAACCGGCAAAATTATCAACAAATACTTGGAGCACTGGCCCCCTTAAATATGGCTATATATATGAGCATGGATTATTCATTTATAACGAAGAAATAGATCCAATCCTTATCGTTGGATGCAGCCATCCAGGTGTAGATAAACTAGCCGGGGCCGTGAAGAAAATTACTGGGAAAGACTTGTTCTTAGTGATTGGAGGATTTCATTCTCCACCGAGAAAAGTTATCGATAACTTAGCAAGTATCACGAAATATATATGTCCTACACATTGCAGCGGTGAAGCAGCCAAGAACTATGTTATGAAAACATATCCGGAAAAATACTGTAAAGCTAGAACAGGCTCTATAATAAAGGTTAAGGATCAAAAAATAGAAGTCACTTATTAG
- a CDS encoding ribbon-helix-helix protein, CopG family, whose product MVLKVVTFKADEDLVEKIDEYASILGISRSELIRMALERIILEMSKIEGREINKERANSEVVIVI is encoded by the coding sequence ATGGTTTTAAAAGTGGTCACTTTTAAAGCAGATGAGGATTTAGTCGAGAAAATAGATGAATACGCATCAATCCTAGGTATTTCACGCAGTGAACTAATAAGAATGGCGCTTGAGAGAATAATATTGGAAATGTCTAAAATTGAGGGAAGAGAAATCAATAAGGAGAGGGCAAATAGCGAAGTAGTAATTGTAATATAA
- a CDS encoding ZIP family metal transporter, producing the protein MLIDLNYIIEGLVKLPLPLQILFIGFIPAILTSIGSIPVVLGERIGEKYIYSGLGFSAGVMLVASFTSLLIPSLETGCYLCVYSGFVIGALTIYSLDKSLPHLHLIKGYEGPKSFQRKVKRITLVVLAIIIHNIPEGMAVGVSTIYELKTGLLVAIAIGIQDIPEGLAVSLPYYSISNDSKKSLVLGIISGFSELAAAYIPLGIIILSGNLLEPLMPFLMSISAGAMIYVVVHELVPEIYSHGHDDLSTLGFFIGFIIMFLLDTFLG; encoded by the coding sequence ATGTTGATTGATTTAAATTATATTATAGAGGGATTAGTAAAACTACCTCTTCCGCTCCAAATATTATTTATTGGTTTTATTCCTGCAATACTAACCTCTATTGGCTCCATCCCCGTAGTTTTAGGTGAGAGGATCGGGGAGAAATATATTTATTCTGGACTAGGCTTCTCCGCTGGTGTAATGCTTGTAGCTTCGTTTACAAGCCTGTTGATTCCCTCATTAGAGACAGGTTGTTATTTATGTGTATACTCCGGATTCGTGATAGGCGCTCTAACTATTTATTCACTAGATAAATCCTTGCCTCATCTACACTTAATTAAAGGCTATGAAGGACCTAAATCGTTTCAAAGAAAAGTTAAGCGGATAACACTAGTTGTTTTAGCAATCATTATACATAATATACCCGAAGGCATGGCTGTAGGAGTATCGACGATTTACGAGCTTAAAACCGGGTTATTAGTGGCTATAGCTATAGGTATACAGGATATTCCTGAAGGATTAGCTGTGTCTCTACCCTATTATAGTATTTCAAATGATTCTAAGAAATCATTAGTATTAGGGATAATCAGTGGTTTTTCCGAATTAGCAGCTGCATATATTCCTCTGGGCATAATTATTTTGTCCGGTAATCTTCTAGAACCACTTATGCCTTTTCTAATGAGTATTTCAGCTGGAGCAATGATATATGTTGTTGTCCACGAACTTGTCCCTGAAATATATAGTCATGGCCACGACGATTTATCCACACTTGGTTTCTTCATAGGTTTTATTATAATGTTTCTGCTTGATACATTTCTCGGCTAA
- the alaXM gene encoding alanyl-tRNA editing protein AlaXM, producing the protein MTTKLLYQYDSYLKENIARVREVIGNKIVFNTTIFHPRSGGVDHDTGKLVKDGGEYRVVQVLIDKNIGDVVHIVDGEHDLKVGDVVKQVIDWNRRYKLMRLHTAAHILASIMYNEHGALITGGNISEEYAYDDYSLEEFNKELFLDIVEKANQIIKRNIEVKIYWLPREEALKIPGIVKLAKRTPPNIDVLRIVEIPGVDIQADGGPHVKNTGEIGEIVPLKIVNKGRKRKRLYYTVKP; encoded by the coding sequence ATGACTACAAAGCTCTTATATCAATATGACTCATATTTGAAGGAGAACATTGCAAGGGTTAGAGAAGTTATTGGTAACAAGATAGTTTTTAATACAACAATTTTTCATCCTAGAAGCGGCGGTGTTGACCACGATACTGGTAAGCTGGTTAAAGATGGTGGAGAATATAGAGTTGTCCAGGTTTTGATTGATAAAAATATAGGTGACGTGGTCCATATTGTCGATGGAGAACATGATCTTAAGGTGGGTGATGTTGTTAAACAAGTTATTGATTGGAATAGAAGATATAAACTCATGAGACTACACACAGCAGCTCATATATTAGCTTCCATAATGTATAACGAGCATGGAGCATTAATTACTGGCGGTAATATCTCCGAAGAATACGCTTATGATGATTACAGCCTCGAGGAATTCAATAAAGAACTATTCCTAGATATAGTTGAAAAAGCTAATCAGATCATTAAGCGCAATATTGAGGTAAAAATTTATTGGTTACCGCGGGAGGAAGCCTTGAAAATACCTGGTATTGTAAAACTAGCTAAACGTACGCCCCCAAATATTGATGTGTTAAGAATAGTTGAGATACCCGGTGTTGATATACAAGCAGATGGCGGCCCCCACGTTAAGAATACGGGTGAGATCGGCGAGATTGTTCCATTGAAGATTGTTAATAAGGGTAGGAAGAGGAAAAGATTATATTATACTGTTAAGCCTTAA